The following proteins are co-located in the Solanum pennellii chromosome 1, SPENNV200 genome:
- the LOC107027228 gene encoding probable BOI-related E3 ubiquitin-protein ligase 3: MAIQAQLYTDNLGFSLASSMENACGFNQFCFATQQQQQQQQQQIFNQKLMNQNLMNNNITESMPFSQFLMNQMEKQRIEIDHFINSQNEKLRWILNEQKKQQLALIWRKYESRLEFLLKHKDEEIVKAGNRTKELEEYLKKMEMENEAWQRIANENEAIVMSLNNTIEQLRESGYCLSTNGEDAESCCDVHDEDEQKMICKSCNSRSSCMICLPCRHLSSCKTCDSLFHQCPVCGIPKKAAIEAMF; encoded by the exons ATGGCTATACAAGCGCAATTGTATACGGATAATCTTGGCTTCTCGTTAGCTAGTTCAATGGAGAATGCTTGTGGatttaatcaattttgttttgctactcagcaacagcaacaacaacaacagcaacagatTTTTAACCAGAAATTAATGAAtcagaatttgatgaataacAACATTACTGAATCAATGCCTTTTTCACAGTTTCTAATGAATCAGATGGAGAAACAGAGGATTGAAATCGATCACTTCATCAACTCACAG AATGAGAAATTGAGATGGATTTTAAACGAGCAGAAAAAGCAACAACTAGCATTGATTTGGAGAAAATACGAATCGAGACTTGAGTTTTTGCTGAAACACAAGGATGAAGAAATCGTTAAAGCAGGGAACAGGACAAAAGAGCTAGAagaatacttaaaaaaaatggagatgGAGAATGAAGCATGGCAGAGAATCGCTAATGAAAACGAAGCTATTGTCATGTCATTAAACAACACAATCGAACAACTAAGAGAAAGTGGGTATTGTTTGTCCACCAATGGAGAAGATGCAGAATCTTGCTGTGATGTTCATGATGAAGATGAACAAAAGATGATTTGCAAAAGCTGCAATTCTCGATCTTCGTGCATGATTTGCTTACCCTGTAGACATCTTTCTTCATGCAAAACTTGTGATTCTCTTTTCCATCAATGCCCTGTCTGTGGAATACCTAAGAAAGCTGCCATTGAAGCCATGTTTTga